One genomic segment of Nonomuraea coxensis DSM 45129 includes these proteins:
- a CDS encoding ABC transporter ATP-binding protein, with amino-acid sequence MDVAQATPATPGRPDTETVLRLADVTVRFGGITAVDAVTLDVPRGQVVGLIGPNGAGKTTLLDAISGLRTPTEGRVALDGADVTSRSAAWLSRHGVRRTFQRHQAFGWLSVRQNVLVPLEWRTRGRGLLGDVLGLPHRRRETAALLERADEVIELCGLSAVRDVSAATLPIGRLRLLEFARAIVDAPRLLLLDEPTSGLGPRETELLREVLLGLVERHELTVVLVEHDIDFVMGLADRIVCLVQGSVLADGPPAEIRRNPEVIAAYLGS; translated from the coding sequence ATGGACGTTGCACAAGCCACCCCCGCCACCCCAGGGAGACCGGACACCGAGACCGTTCTCCGGCTGGCGGACGTCACGGTGCGCTTCGGCGGGATCACCGCGGTCGACGCCGTCACGCTCGACGTCCCGCGCGGGCAGGTGGTGGGCCTCATCGGGCCCAACGGCGCCGGCAAGACGACCCTTCTGGACGCGATCTCGGGGCTGCGCACCCCCACCGAGGGGCGCGTCGCCCTCGACGGCGCGGACGTCACCTCCCGCTCGGCCGCCTGGCTCTCCCGCCACGGCGTCCGCCGCACCTTCCAGCGGCACCAGGCGTTCGGCTGGCTCAGCGTGCGGCAGAACGTGCTCGTCCCGCTGGAGTGGCGCACCCGCGGGCGCGGGCTCCTGGGCGACGTGCTGGGCCTGCCGCACCGCCGGCGCGAGACCGCGGCCCTGCTGGAGCGGGCCGACGAGGTCATCGAGCTGTGCGGCCTGTCGGCGGTCCGTGACGTGAGCGCGGCCACCCTGCCGATCGGCCGGCTGCGGCTGCTGGAGTTCGCCCGCGCCATCGTGGACGCGCCCCGGCTGCTCCTGCTCGACGAGCCGACGTCGGGGCTTGGGCCGCGGGAGACGGAGCTCCTGCGCGAGGTCCTGCTCGGGCTGGTCGAGCGGCACGAGCTGACGGTCGTCCTCGTGGAGCACGACATCGACTTCGTGATGGGCCTCGCCGACCGCATCGTGTGCCTGGTCCAGGGCAGCGTGCTGGCCGACGGGCCGCCCGCCGAGATCCGCAGGAACCCTGAGGTCATCGCCGCCTATCTCGGCAGCTGA